The Candidatus Firestonebacteria bacterium RIFOXYD2_FULL_39_29 DNA segment AGTGCCAGGGAGAAATTAGCCGGAACGGAACACGACCTTTCTGGTGTTGCTTATGAAAGAGGGGTCGACGGACAGGGCTTTGCCCGTCTTAGAAGTAAAGGCGACCAGGCATTATTTGGCGGTTATAATACTTTGCAAATGAAAAAGAAACTGGGGATACCTGAAAAAAGGCCTTTAGCTGATTTCTTGCCGACAATCACAATCAAAGCAAAAGACCTTGCCGCCGAGATAACAAGTTTTAATACAAAAAAGAATAATCTTCAGGGTGAAACGGCTATTTCCGGAGAACATGTAAAAAACAACAGAGATGTCAGGCAGCTGCTTGGGAAAAGCGGGATAAAGCCGGAAGAACTTCCGCCGGAAGCAGATATTCAAAAATTGGAAAGGCGTATTAAATCAGAAAACAAAGGAATAGTTGGAAAACCAAAAAAGCTTAACAACAGAAAAGAAAAATAAATGAAAAATCCGATTTCTTGAGTTTTTTCACGATAACTCTGATCGGGTTATCCACCTCTGCGTCCTTTCCTGAAATTCTTAATCAGTAAAGTTTTCCTTTAGATATTCTTTACTCTTGACAAATCCCTCTGTTTGTACTATAATACTAGTACAAATGATAGCGAAAGATTATAAGAACATAAATATCTCGATAAAGCTTGGTTTTGGCAGTGCTCCTGTCTATCAGCAAATAGTAGAGAAAATTATTAGCCAGGTCGTTGCCGGCGAACTTACCTCAAGCGACAGGTTACCTCCGGTCAGAGAGCTGGCTAAAATATTAAATATCAATCCAAATACGGTGGCAAAAGCTTATAAAGAACTGGCTGAAAGAGGAGTGATTGTGAGCAATAAGGGAGGTGGAAGTGTTTTTGCGGAGCCTCCTACAAAAAAAATGAGCAAAGAATCTGTAGATAACAAAACAAAAGACATTTGTGAAAGCGTTATAAGAGAAGCAGCTGAAAGTAATATAGATTTAAACACAATAATAGAAAAATTAAGATCAATTAAGGAGGGTAAGTGATATGGCTAAAATGAAACTGAGGGAAAAGATCAGAAAAGGATGGGAGCTTTTTAAAGTGAGCTGGAAGATACTGCGTGAGAATAAAAAGTTGATTGTTTTTCCGCTTTTGACAGCAGGGGCTTTTATTCTGTTTGTTGCCGGAGTTGCTCCTTTGTTGTACAGTATTTATTCCAATCATTTACTTAAGCCGCTTGTCGGTACTCAGGTTTCGTCACATATTTCAATATTTCAGTTCTTTCAAAGCATAGGTTGGAAGAATTTTTCTATGTTATTCCTTTTGTCTCTGGGGATTTCTTGGCTGTCTATTTACATCAATGCTACTTTTTTATCCTGCGTTATTGATATTTTGAGAGAGAATAAAACAAGTATTTCTGCTTCATTTAAGAAAACTTGGGCGTTAAAGGGCAAAATATTCCAGTGGGCTATTGTCAGTTCAATTGTCCTTACCGTACTTATGACCATTGAAGCCTACGCGGAAAAACTTCCGTTTATTGGCAGATGGATAGGAAGGGCTATAAGCTTTCTCGGCGGTTTGGCCTGGGCTATCGGAACATATTTTGTTATTCCGGTGCTTGTTAATGAAGACATTGGTATAATTGATTCTGTTAAAAGATCAGCTGAGCTCATTAAAAGAACATGGGGAGAAACAACAAGCGGATATATAATTTTCGAGATTGTTAAGGATGTTTTTGTTTGTCTGCCGGCCTTTCTCATGCTTGCCGCCACAGTAATTTATTTCGTGATATCATTCACTGCTTCATTATCCTCAAATGGAGTATCCAGCTTTATTCCAAATAAAATAATTTCAATAATAATATTTATGCTTCCAATTGCATGGGCAATTGCTGCGGGTTTAGTTTATACAGTCCTGAATAAAATATTTAACGGAGCAATATATATCTATGCTTCAGAGGGCGTAGTGCCGGAAGGTTTTAATAAGGAACTGCTGGATAGTTCTTGGCAGGTAAAATAAATTTAGATTAAATGGAGAATAAAATGAAAATGATAAGGTGGTTTTTGATTGTTATTGGAATAATTGTATTATGTGCAGGTTATTATATCCAAAAAGTTGTTACTCCTAATAAAATTCGTGAAAGCGAGAAATTAGTTAGTGAATCTAAAAAAGACCTAGAAAGAATCAGTGCTTTAATAAACAATGAGAAAAATGCAGATAAAAAACTTTCAAGAGAAAACCCAAAGCAAAGCATAACTACGATACAGGCTGATTCAGGTTTATCTAAAATGTTAGTTTTTAAGGCGTCTTATGAAAAACAAATTAAAGATAAAATTAATAATATCGCTATGAAAAGTTTCGGCTCAAAAAAAGCAAGTGTTACCCTTGCGGCAGATATTGCAGCCGGTTTAAAGGAAGAACAATTTAGTGTTTCTTACATTACTCTCAACATTATGGTTGATGAAAAAGTCAGCGATAAACTTATCTCTGATTTTAAACAGGCTGTGGAAAAAGAGATTGGCTTTCAAGATAATAAAAAACGTGTGACTATCACAAAAATACCGATGTCTTTTCCCGTAAAATATTAAATCTGCTTAAACTCCCTTATAAAATAGAGGTGTTTAAGCTGTCATGTTCTCCGAAAGTCTTGATTATTACAGGCTTTTCTGCTAAAATAAGGTACATTAAATCAGCCGCGTTTGAGCGGGCTTTTTCTTTTTTTTAGGGGGAACATTGGCTAAGAAGAAACAGAATAAACCAAAACGGATAGCAAAGAAAACAAATAAAGAGACTCCAAAAGAGGCTCAGGCAGAATTATTGGAAGAAGGGAAAGCTCCGAATAAGCATGCTCCGGTTCAGCAGGGCCTTCCGGATATCAAAGAAAAGATAGTACCTATATACATTGAAGAAGAAATAAAAGCATCCTATATTTCTTACGCCATGAGTGTTATAGTGGGGAGAGCTTTACCCGATGTCCGTGACGGACTAAAGCCCGTACAGCGCAGAATTCTTCATGCTATGAACGAGATGGGTCTGCACCATAACAAACCTTACAGAAAATCCGCAAAGATCGTCGGTGAAGTTCTCGGTAACTATCATCCTCACGGAGATACTGCGGTTTATGAGACGATGGTCAGAATTGCGCAGGACTTTACTTTAAGATATCCCCTCTTAGACGGCCAGGGTAACTTCGGTAGTGTTGACGGAGATCCCGCGGCCGCCATGCGTTACACTGAAATCCGTCTTGCAGCCATTTCGGAAGAGATGCTTGCCGATATCGAAAAAAATACGGTTGATTTTATTCCGAATTATGACCAGTCCCGCGAAGAGCCTGTCGTACTTCCCGCAAAAATTCCTAACTTATTGATAAACGGCTGCGCCGGTATCGCTGTGGGTATGGCTACGAATATTCCTCCTCATAATCTCGGAGAAGTTATTGACGGTGCGGTTATGATAATAGATAATCCCGAGACTACGGTAGAAAAACTTATGACGGCGGTCAAAGGCCCTGACTTTCCGACCGGCGGTTTTATCTTAGGCCGGGACGGTATTAAGAGTGCCTATACGACCGGAAGGGGTTCGATAACTATTCAAGCCAAGACCAGAATAGAGACGGATAAAAAAGGCAAAGAAAAAATAATTGTTTATGAAATTCCCTTTCAGGTCAATAAATCAACCCTTATAGAAAACATTGCCAACCTTGTACGTGACAAAAAGATTGAAGGAATTTCCGATGTAAGAGATGAGTCCGACAAAGACGGTATGCGTATCGTTATTGAGATCAAACGTGAAGAAAACTCCCAGATAATATTAAATAACCTTATTAAGCATACAGCCATGAAGACCTCTTTTGGTGTAATTATGCTTGCTCTGGT contains these protein-coding regions:
- a CDS encoding DNA damage-inducible protein D; this translates as MKKEIIVELNKTFEGSAFFQDGVEYWMARDLQVLLEYSEWRNFVVVIEKAKEACYNSKQKIADHFVDVNKMVKLGSDSERGIEDIMLTRYACYLIAQNGDPRKEKIAFAQSYFAIQTRKQELLEERIALNERISAREKLAGTEHDLSGVAYERGVDGQGFARLRSKGDQALFGGYNTLQMKKKLGIPEKRPLADFLPTITIKAKDLAAEITSFNTKKNNLQGETAISGEHVKNNRDVRQLLGKSGIKPEELPPEADIQKLERRIKSENKGIVGKPKKLNNRKEK